One window of Melioribacteraceae bacterium 4301-Me genomic DNA carries:
- the dnaJ gene encoding molecular chaperone DnaJ — protein MSKKDYYEILGLPRNASKEDIKKAYRKLAMQYHPDRNPGNAEAEEKFKEIAEAYEVLSNDEKRSKYDQYGHSGLRGGTDFHEWSNVNDIFSHFSDIFGSAFGGSIFDDFFGTSTSQRTRQKTTGTPGSDLKVTLKLTLEEIATGTTKKIKIKKYNKCDICGGTGARTSSSFKTCPVCNGTGEVRQVSRSIFGQFVNISTCNNCGGTGKIINEPCAKCKGEGRVYEESTIKINVPAGVYNDSYMTLRGEGNAGKNGGAPGDIIVVFQELPHEHFTRDGDNVIYDLYISYPEAVLGTEVEVPTLTGRAKLKIEPGIQPGKFLKMREKGIQHLNSHGAGDQLVKVNIHVPKNVNAREKELLKELAKMPNIKPSN, from the coding sequence ATGAGTAAAAAAGATTATTATGAAATTTTAGGTCTGCCTCGAAATGCATCTAAAGAAGATATAAAGAAAGCTTACAGAAAATTGGCCATGCAATATCATCCCGACCGTAATCCTGGAAATGCGGAAGCCGAAGAAAAATTTAAAGAAATTGCCGAGGCTTATGAGGTCTTAAGCAACGATGAAAAAAGAAGTAAATACGACCAATATGGTCACAGCGGATTAAGGGGCGGGACAGATTTCCATGAGTGGAGCAATGTTAACGACATATTCAGCCATTTTTCAGATATCTTTGGAAGCGCCTTTGGCGGTTCAATCTTCGATGATTTCTTTGGTACTTCTACATCTCAAAGAACAAGACAAAAAACCACTGGCACGCCTGGCTCTGACTTAAAAGTAACTTTAAAACTTACCTTAGAAGAAATTGCAACCGGCACAACTAAAAAAATTAAAATAAAAAAGTATAACAAATGTGACATTTGTGGCGGTACAGGAGCTAGAACCAGTTCATCGTTTAAGACATGCCCAGTTTGCAACGGCACTGGTGAGGTCCGTCAAGTTTCAAGATCAATATTTGGACAATTTGTTAACATATCAACATGTAATAATTGTGGTGGAACTGGAAAAATAATTAACGAACCGTGTGCCAAATGTAAAGGTGAGGGAAGAGTTTATGAAGAATCAACAATTAAAATAAATGTGCCTGCCGGAGTTTATAACGACAGTTACATGACATTGCGAGGTGAAGGAAATGCAGGGAAAAATGGTGGTGCACCAGGTGATATTATAGTTGTATTCCAAGAATTGCCGCACGAGCATTTTACTCGCGACGGCGACAACGTTATTTATGATCTTTACATTAGCTACCCAGAAGCAGTACTCGGCACCGAAGTTGAAGTGCCTACTCTTACAGGTAGAGCAAAGTTAAAAATAGAACCCGGGATTCAACCTGGTAAATTCCTAAAAATGCGAGAAAAAGGAATACAACACCTCAATAGCCATGGCGCAGGAGACCAACTAGTAAAAGTAAATATCCACGTGCCAAAAAATGTAAATGCAAGAGAAAAAGAATTATTGAAAGAGCTGGCAAAAATGCCGAATATAAAACCTTCTAATTAA
- the grpE gene encoding nucleotide exchange factor GrpE has translation MKGKKDENNLTNNIEETKNQTHNQNDERKTKTENTTEENKLQDTDSNQQQLTEEQNNQTNLEKALKKIEELEKQNSELKDLLLRKAAEFENYKKRIESEQKNFLSFANENLILDILPVYNDLERSLIHIDDDNNFESVKKGLKLVYDKFSKVLESQGVKKIEAKGLPFDFNLHEALMQQQADNVPPHTVLQVVEPGYMLKDKVIKHAKVIVSQDLQHDQEKESRTNLKDDKVSEGTNNNE, from the coding sequence ATGAAAGGCAAGAAGGATGAAAATAACTTAACAAACAATATTGAAGAAACAAAAAATCAAACACATAATCAGAACGATGAGAGGAAAACTAAAACTGAAAACACAACAGAAGAAAATAAATTACAAGATACAGACTCTAATCAGCAACAATTAACAGAGGAACAAAACAATCAAACAAACTTGGAAAAAGCATTGAAAAAAATAGAAGAATTAGAAAAGCAAAACTCTGAACTAAAGGACCTGCTTTTAAGGAAAGCAGCTGAATTTGAGAATTATAAAAAAAGGATAGAGAGCGAGCAAAAAAACTTTCTAAGCTTTGCAAATGAAAATTTAATTTTAGACATACTTCCGGTCTACAACGACCTTGAAAGGTCGCTTATTCATATTGATGACGATAACAATTTTGAATCAGTTAAAAAGGGATTGAAATTAGTTTACGACAAATTTAGTAAGGTGCTGGAATCGCAAGGCGTAAAAAAAATAGAAGCAAAAGGATTGCCTTTTGATTTCAATTTGCATGAGGCCTTGATGCAACAACAGGCAGATAATGTTCCCCCTCATACCGTACTCCAAGTTGTTGAACCCGGCTATATGCTTAAGGATAAGGTAATTAAACATGCGAAGGTAATTGTTAGTCAAGATTTGCAGCATGATCAAGAAAAAGAAAGTCGAACTAATTTAAAAGACGATAAAGTATCAGAGGGAACAAACAATAATGAGTAA
- a CDS encoding isochorismate synthase MenF — MEILKNFKSFFDSSSEFDNTIKINPNEKLLVSYLFSSAQTNFKKLINKLTKTNVKYFYWSEVERNVRFLAIDSLFTIKTNGQERINDAENLINYWQKKFINNWQDYNLNCVPLFVGGIKFSPDQQDSIWNDFADSEWFVPKYLFLEYKNNFYTVINILTYKRDTKEFEKHLNIISHFFEEDDYSVEAPVKFITNLPDDKNEWESKVKQTLQRIHQHEFKKIVISRRVEMTLSGNPDVYKLLNELETKYPTCHVFAFRASHSTFFGATPEVLARIYDGYIEADALAGSFPRGKDEIEDKKFENELLHSKKNLAEQSAVVEFITDSFSEFSEGIIFDAEPKVKKLPNIQHLWTPIKAKIKQDQSIFSIIKSIFPTPAICGIPWSESMDFIREVEGYSRGLYAGVIGWFNFNKESKLVVAIRSALLKDRKLYAFAGCGIVDGSDPQSEYFETELKLKPILSLFDIDKNFVN, encoded by the coding sequence TTGGAAATTTTAAAAAATTTTAAGTCTTTTTTTGACTCCTCAAGCGAGTTTGATAACACAATAAAAATTAATCCTAATGAAAAGCTGTTGGTTAGCTATCTGTTTAGCTCAGCTCAAACTAACTTCAAAAAATTAATTAATAAGCTAACTAAAACAAACGTAAAATATTTTTATTGGTCAGAAGTTGAACGTAATGTAAGATTTTTAGCTATTGATTCGCTGTTCACTATTAAAACCAATGGACAAGAAAGAATTAATGACGCTGAAAATCTTATCAATTATTGGCAGAAAAAATTCATTAACAACTGGCAGGATTATAATCTAAACTGTGTTCCATTATTTGTCGGGGGTATTAAATTTTCTCCCGATCAACAAGATTCTATTTGGAATGATTTCGCAGATTCTGAATGGTTTGTCCCAAAATATTTGTTTCTCGAATACAAAAATAATTTTTACACGGTCATCAACATTTTAACTTATAAACGTGATACAAAAGAATTTGAAAAACACCTTAATATTATTTCTCACTTTTTTGAAGAAGATGATTATTCAGTTGAAGCACCTGTTAAATTCATTACAAATTTACCAGATGATAAGAATGAATGGGAAAGTAAGGTTAAGCAGACTTTGCAAAGAATACACCAGCATGAATTTAAGAAAATTGTTATATCCAGACGCGTTGAAATGACACTTTCAGGCAATCCTGATGTATACAAATTATTGAACGAGCTTGAAACAAAGTATCCCACATGTCATGTATTTGCATTCAGAGCCAGCCACTCAACTTTCTTTGGCGCTACTCCAGAAGTATTAGCAAGAATTTATGATGGGTATATAGAAGCTGATGCGCTTGCAGGCTCGTTCCCCCGCGGTAAAGATGAAATTGAGGATAAGAAATTTGAAAATGAATTATTACACAGCAAAAAGAATTTAGCTGAGCAATCTGCAGTTGTAGAATTTATTACTGATTCATTCTCGGAGTTCTCCGAAGGAATCATCTTTGACGCTGAGCCAAAAGTAAAAAAATTGCCTAATATTCAGCATTTATGGACCCCAATTAAGGCTAAAATAAAGCAAGACCAATCCATTTTTTCCATTATTAAATCAATATTTCCAACTCCAGCTATTTGTGGTATCCCATGGTCGGAGTCAATGGATTTTATCCGTGAGGTTGAAGGTTACAGCAGAGGTTTATATGCTGGTGTAATTGGCTGGTTTAATTTTAATAAGGAATCAAAGTTGGTTGTTGCTATTCGCTCAGCTTTGTTGAAAGACAGAAAACTTTATGCATTTGCGGGCTGCGGTATTGTTGATGGTTCAGACCCGCAGTCTGAATACTTTGAAACTGAGCTTAAATTAAAACCAATCCTTTCGCTTTTCGATATAGACAAAAACTTTGTTAACTAA
- the prmA gene encoding 50S ribosomal protein L11 methyltransferase: protein MKKFKQFNIVFEPFVPDLVSGELWELNITGIDERESELVVYSDESSMLTKEMFERILNKIISENLIISFNVTETEIENKNWNEEWEKKIQVIEVTDKIVIKPSFKEYNAKKGQIIITIDPKMSFGTGEHQTTQLMLQLIEKYIVKGDKVLDVGTGTGILAIASIKLGAARALAIDNDEWCFNNANENVKINLVEDKIRIQLAEIHEIQEKNFDLILANINKNVLLSIADDVYSKIKKTGRLILSGLLLNDEKEVINKYTSVGFQLAEKKYKDEWLAIVFTSA, encoded by the coding sequence ATGAAAAAATTCAAGCAGTTCAATATTGTTTTCGAACCATTTGTACCAGATTTAGTTTCCGGCGAACTATGGGAACTGAACATAACAGGAATAGATGAAAGAGAATCAGAGCTGGTAGTTTATTCAGATGAATCTTCAATGCTTACAAAAGAAATGTTTGAACGTATCTTAAATAAAATAATATCAGAAAATTTAATTATAAGTTTTAATGTTACTGAGACAGAGATAGAAAATAAAAACTGGAATGAAGAGTGGGAAAAGAAAATTCAAGTAATTGAAGTGACAGATAAAATTGTGATTAAGCCATCGTTTAAAGAATACAACGCAAAAAAGGGACAAATAATTATTACTATTGATCCTAAAATGTCTTTTGGTACTGGTGAACACCAAACGACTCAATTAATGCTTCAATTAATTGAAAAATACATTGTTAAAGGTGATAAGGTTCTTGATGTAGGCACTGGTACAGGAATACTGGCTATAGCTTCGATAAAATTAGGAGCAGCAAGGGCTTTAGCAATTGACAATGATGAATGGTGCTTTAATAATGCAAACGAAAATGTAAAAATAAATTTGGTGGAAGATAAGATAAGAATTCAATTAGCTGAAATACATGAAATTCAAGAAAAAAACTTTGATTTAATTTTAGCTAATATAAACAAGAACGTATTGCTAAGTATTGCTGATGATGTTTATTCAAAAATAAAAAAGACCGGCAGATTAATTCTATCCGGTCTTTTATTAAATGATGAAAAAGAAGTAATAAATAAGTACACTTCAGTAGGTTTCCAGCTTGCCGAGAAAAAGTATAAAGACGAATGGCTCGCTATTGTTTTTACCTCTGCTTAG
- a CDS encoding YchF/TatD family DNA exonuclease, with protein sequence MFIDTHAHLFYPNFNSDLEDVINRAQDSGIDYIIVPATNLASSVSALELAEKHDFIYAAVGIHPQDTKEWGDSTINQIEELAKNKKVVAIGEIGLDYFYDYSPREIQIKAFESQIELALHLNLPIIVHNREANDDIMKIIRKYKGKNLKAQFHCFAGSLEDARELIEMHHFISFTGNVTFKKADNLRKILSRISVENLLLETDSPFMTPVPFRGQRNEPAHVKLIAEKIAEVHNLRTEDVAKATSYNVHKLFGIGMKPKLSFTYQIGNSLYINVTNRCNADCVFCDRKGDAVINGYNLKMKKSEEPLAEVYIKEIGDPKKYKEIVFCGYGEPTIRWDVVKQIAKYVKENGGKTRLNTDGHGNFINKRDITPELKGLIDTVSISLNSTDPIQYSKLMRVKPEMHAEMLNFARQASKYSHVVMSIVGLSEVDTEAAKKFVTEELGVDFRLREYF encoded by the coding sequence ATGTTTATAGATACACATGCTCATTTATTTTATCCAAATTTTAACAGCGACTTGGAAGATGTGATAAACAGAGCCCAAGATTCAGGTATAGATTATATTATAGTTCCCGCTACTAATCTTGCTTCTTCAGTTTCAGCTTTGGAGCTTGCAGAAAAACATGACTTTATTTATGCTGCAGTGGGAATTCATCCTCAAGATACAAAAGAATGGGGTGATTCAACAATTAATCAAATAGAAGAGCTTGCAAAAAATAAAAAAGTAGTTGCTATTGGTGAAATAGGTCTTGATTATTTTTACGATTACTCGCCTCGTGAAATACAAATTAAAGCCTTTGAATCACAAATTGAACTTGCATTACATCTTAATCTTCCAATTATTGTTCATAATAGAGAAGCTAACGATGATATAATGAAAATTATTAGGAAGTATAAAGGCAAAAACTTAAAAGCACAATTTCATTGTTTCGCAGGTTCATTGGAAGATGCAAGAGAACTTATCGAAATGCATCATTTTATTTCATTCACGGGAAATGTTACTTTTAAAAAAGCTGATAACCTGAGAAAAATTCTTTCCCGTATTTCGGTTGAAAATTTGCTCTTGGAAACTGATTCACCTTTTATGACCCCAGTACCTTTTCGAGGACAACGAAATGAACCAGCACATGTAAAACTAATAGCTGAAAAAATTGCTGAAGTTCATAACTTAAGAACAGAGGATGTGGCAAAAGCAACTTCTTATAATGTTCATAAACTTTTTGGAATTGGAATGAAACCTAAATTAAGTTTTACTTATCAAATTGGAAATTCTCTTTACATTAATGTAACGAACCGATGTAACGCCGATTGTGTGTTTTGTGATAGAAAAGGTGATGCTGTTATTAATGGTTATAATCTTAAAATGAAAAAATCAGAAGAACCTTTGGCTGAAGTTTATATTAAGGAAATTGGTGATCCCAAGAAGTACAAAGAAATTGTCTTCTGTGGCTATGGCGAACCAACGATAAGATGGGATGTTGTAAAACAAATCGCAAAATACGTAAAAGAAAATGGTGGAAAAACAAGATTAAATACTGATGGTCATGGTAATTTTATTAACAAAAGAGATATTACTCCTGAGTTAAAAGGATTAATTGATACCGTCTCAATAAGCTTAAATTCAACTGACCCAATCCAATATTCAAAACTTATGAGAGTAAAACCAGAAATGCATGCTGAAATGTTAAATTTTGCACGTCAGGCAAGTAAGTATTCTCATGTGGTAATGTCAATAGTTGGTTTAAGCGAAGTAGATACTGAGGCAGCTAAGAAATTTGTTACTGAAGAACTTGGAGTGGATTTTAGACTAAGAGAATATTTTTAA
- a CDS encoding MarR family winged helix-turn-helix transcriptional regulator — protein sequence METRHQLTVDLLDKLSKAYDKFRKVQIKQMYKEKLTAPQFQVLEVLSKTGPVPLKKISEELMVTGANITCVMDNLEKEGLVERIHSKEDRRVILADLTEKGKAKINSIMPTYLENISAITNALSEQEHKELINLLAKLS from the coding sequence ATGGAGACAAGACATCAGCTAACAGTAGACCTTTTGGATAAGCTATCAAAAGCTTACGATAAATTCCGAAAGGTACAAATTAAACAGATGTACAAAGAAAAACTTACAGCGCCGCAATTTCAGGTTCTTGAAGTTTTGTCCAAAACTGGACCTGTTCCATTAAAGAAAATTAGCGAGGAATTAATGGTTACAGGTGCGAACATAACTTGTGTAATGGACAACTTAGAAAAAGAAGGATTAGTTGAAAGAATTCACTCTAAAGAAGATAGAAGAGTAATTTTAGCCGACTTAACTGAAAAGGGGAAGGCGAAAATCAACTCAATTATGCCGACATATTTAGAGAACATTTCAGCTATCACGAATGCACTATCAGAACAAGAGCACAAGGAACTAATAAACTTGTTAGCAAAGTTGAGTTAA
- the dacB gene encoding D-alanyl-D-alanine carboxypeptidase/D-alanyl-D-alanine-endopeptidase, with protein sequence MSRKKFNLIVASALSLMLISCAHGISTVRTTGELITEQNLNEKIDSLLHDDFFKSCQIGVDVYDLTSDKYLYRKNQKLLFHPASNQKLLTSLTALKFLPKDYNFTTSVYYDGLLQDSVINGNIIFVGGYDSEFSTKDLDSIAAAIKKMGISKITGNIYADVSAMDSLYWGNGWMWDDNPEIYSPYLSPLSINRNGVKFIFQPGELGYPVRVIICPESKYYNFVNTSKTVNSDSSTFQITRDWMNNKNEFIAYGNLSVNSPKDSLELNVISPEKYFLTLAKEIFERNGIKTGEIKDILLLPMRAIKLVEFKRPLDSLLVYMNKQSDNLSAELLLRNIGMYAYGKPGTAKKGIKLIDSLITLASFNPKDYKIVDGSGLSEYNLISAELIAGLLKHTYKNDFDNFKRLINSLPISGKDGTLKNRLKDSLTYQKIRAKTGTLSGVSNLSGYLQTQSQHLICFSILVQHFVGSSAEARSYQDKICKILTQLQ encoded by the coding sequence ATGAGTAGAAAGAAGTTTAATTTAATCGTTGCATCTGCATTAAGTTTGATGCTGATTTCTTGTGCGCATGGAATTTCTACTGTACGCACTACCGGGGAATTAATAACCGAACAGAATCTTAACGAAAAAATAGACTCTCTTTTGCATGATGATTTCTTTAAAAGCTGTCAAATTGGAGTCGATGTTTATGACCTTACAAGTGATAAATATCTTTACCGAAAAAATCAAAAATTGCTTTTCCATCCAGCGTCTAATCAAAAATTGTTAACCAGCTTAACAGCCCTTAAATTTTTGCCTAAAGATTACAATTTTACTACTTCAGTTTATTATGACGGTCTGTTACAAGATTCTGTTATAAATGGTAATATAATATTTGTAGGCGGCTATGATTCTGAATTTTCTACAAAGGATTTAGATTCAATTGCTGCGGCAATAAAAAAAATGGGCATAAGTAAAATTACAGGTAATATTTATGCTGATGTAAGCGCTATGGATTCTTTGTATTGGGGAAATGGTTGGATGTGGGATGATAATCCAGAGATTTATAGCCCTTACCTATCACCACTTTCAATTAATAGGAACGGAGTTAAATTTATTTTTCAGCCTGGTGAACTTGGATATCCTGTTAGAGTTATAATTTGCCCGGAAAGCAAGTATTATAATTTTGTAAATACATCTAAAACTGTTAACTCAGATTCTTCAACATTTCAAATAACTAGAGATTGGATGAACAATAAAAATGAGTTTATTGCTTACGGTAATTTATCTGTAAACTCACCTAAAGATTCATTAGAACTAAATGTAATTAGTCCAGAAAAATATTTTTTAACCTTAGCAAAAGAAATTTTTGAAAGGAATGGAATAAAAACAGGCGAAATTAAAGATATACTTCTGCTGCCAATGAGAGCAATCAAGTTGGTTGAATTCAAAAGACCGCTTGATAGTTTACTTGTTTATATGAATAAACAATCTGATAATTTAAGCGCTGAACTCTTACTCCGTAATATTGGAATGTATGCTTACGGTAAACCCGGTACAGCAAAAAAAGGAATTAAACTGATTGATAGCTTAATAACGCTTGCTTCATTTAATCCAAAAGATTATAAAATTGTTGATGGCTCTGGACTTTCTGAATACAATTTAATTTCTGCTGAATTGATTGCTGGTCTGCTAAAGCATACATATAAAAATGATTTCGATAATTTTAAGAGACTTATTAATTCACTCCCAATTTCCGGTAAAGATGGAACATTGAAAAATAGATTGAAGGATTCTCTCACCTACCAAAAAATTAGAGCAAAAACAGGTACGTTAAGTGGCGTAAGCAATTTATCTGGCTATTTGCAAACTCAGTCTCAACATTTGATTTGTTTTTCAATTTTAGTACAGCACTTTGTGGGTAGCAGCGCTGAAGCTCGTTCGTACCAGGATAAAATATGTAAGATATTAACACAACTTCAATAA
- the hrcA gene encoding heat-inducible transcriptional repressor HrcA codes for MTENILKEREKAILRYVIHQFILNAMPVGSRLISKKYNLGLSSATIRNIMSDLEEMGYLDHPHTSAGRIPTDKGYRVYVDSLMDPPVLDREAKKIIDMNFETQFSDAEELLRITSYVLSELTNQLALVTYPKFDQAVLEKIQIVRLSSTRVLVVVSIRSGMVRTITLEINAESKEEHIELVQNYLNEKLCGLTFTEIKNSFEERMRDVNKDSLQPVIRVFIESVDKIFKDTSTDKALVTGTKNILKHPEFIDPSNIQTIIELIENQDIIIHILDNRRENDPNKVSVSIGGEINDEKLSEYSMITKEYSIGDVKGTLGIMGPKRMEYPKMIATIEYIAEQLSKELTQIG; via the coding sequence ATGACTGAGAATATTTTAAAAGAAAGAGAAAAAGCCATACTCAGATACGTGATTCACCAGTTTATTTTAAATGCTATGCCGGTAGGTTCAAGATTAATATCAAAAAAATATAACCTTGGGCTTTCCTCTGCAACAATTAGGAACATAATGTCTGACTTAGAAGAAATGGGATATTTAGACCATCCTCACACTTCAGCTGGGCGTATTCCTACTGACAAAGGTTACAGAGTTTACGTTGATTCGTTAATGGATCCGCCGGTGTTAGATAGAGAAGCAAAAAAAATTATAGACATGAATTTCGAAACACAATTTTCTGATGCTGAAGAGCTGCTTAGAATAACATCATACGTTTTAAGTGAATTGACCAATCAATTAGCATTGGTCACATATCCCAAGTTCGACCAGGCGGTGCTGGAGAAAATTCAAATTGTACGTCTTTCATCTACTAGAGTTTTAGTTGTTGTTAGTATTAGGTCGGGTATGGTAAGAACCATCACCTTAGAAATAAATGCTGAATCAAAAGAGGAACACATTGAATTAGTGCAAAACTACCTTAACGAAAAACTTTGCGGGTTAACTTTCACAGAGATAAAAAACTCATTTGAAGAAAGGATGCGCGATGTTAACAAAGATTCCTTACAGCCGGTAATAAGAGTTTTTATAGAATCGGTCGACAAAATATTTAAGGATACGTCTACTGATAAAGCTTTAGTAACTGGTACCAAAAATATTTTGAAACATCCGGAATTCATAGACCCTTCGAACATTCAAACAATAATTGAGCTTATTGAAAATCAAGATATTATAATTCACATATTAGATAACAGAAGAGAAAATGACCCAAATAAAGTATCTGTAAGTATAGGTGGTGAAATCAACGATGAGAAGCTTTCGGAATATAGTATGATTACAAAAGAATACAGCATTGGTGATGTAAAAGGAACTTTAGGAATAATGGGTCCGAAACGAATGGAATATCCTAAAATGATTGCAACAATTGAATATATTGCAGAACAGTTATCAAAAGAACTTACACAAATCGGCTAA
- the purM gene encoding phosphoribosylformylglycinamidine cyclo-ligase, whose translation MGNLYKSAGVDILAGDKTVAGIKQIARRTFNKYVLSGIGYFGAFYNIDLKKYHRPVLVSSVDGVGTKLKIAFMMDKHDTIGQDLVNHCVNDIAVCGADPHFFMDYLAFGKLNVNTATQIIKGFAKACKENNVALIGGETAEMPGFYKKNEYDISGTIIGIVDRDKLINGSSVKSGDVVIGFASNGLHTNGYSLARKVLLKKFKLTSKIDILNSTLGEELLRIHKSYLSLIKELTRKSKVKAFAHITGGGIIGNTKRVLPKNLDLYINWDAWEMPQIFKLIKKTGKIPDEEMREVFNLGIGLVAIVGKNVADKVITIAEKKGEKGIVIGEIKKL comes from the coding sequence TTGGGTAATTTATATAAATCAGCTGGTGTGGATATTTTAGCTGGTGATAAGACTGTTGCCGGCATTAAACAAATTGCGCGCAGAACTTTTAATAAGTATGTCTTATCGGGCATTGGTTACTTTGGCGCTTTTTATAATATTGATTTGAAAAAGTACCATCGGCCAGTGCTGGTTTCCAGTGTGGATGGTGTTGGCACAAAACTAAAAATAGCATTTATGATGGATAAGCACGATACTATTGGGCAAGATTTGGTAAATCACTGTGTAAATGATATTGCAGTGTGCGGTGCTGACCCTCATTTTTTTATGGATTATCTTGCATTTGGAAAGTTAAATGTAAACACGGCAACCCAAATTATAAAAGGATTTGCAAAAGCTTGCAAAGAAAATAATGTGGCTTTAATTGGCGGAGAAACCGCTGAAATGCCCGGCTTTTATAAAAAAAATGAATATGATATTTCCGGGACAATTATCGGCATTGTGGATAGAGACAAATTAATTAATGGCTCATCAGTTAAAAGTGGGGATGTTGTAATTGGATTTGCTTCAAATGGATTGCATACAAATGGCTATTCACTTGCAAGAAAAGTGTTGCTTAAAAAATTTAAACTAACCAGTAAAATTGATATCCTAAATTCTACTTTAGGAGAGGAACTTTTAAGAATTCATAAATCATATTTGAGTTTGATTAAAGAATTAACAAGAAAATCTAAAGTTAAGGCTTTCGCACATATAACGGGTGGAGGAATAATTGGGAACACAAAAAGAGTTCTGCCGAAAAATTTGGATCTCTATATAAATTGGGATGCTTGGGAGATGCCTCAGATTTTTAAACTCATCAAAAAAACTGGGAAAATTCCAGATGAAGAGATGCGTGAAGTTTTTAACTTGGGAATAGGATTGGTTGCAATTGTAGGAAAAAATGTAGCTGATAAAGTGATTACAATAGCAGAAAAAAAGGGTGAAAAGGGAATTGTTATAGGTGAGATTAAGAAATTATAA